Genomic DNA from Coffea arabica cultivar ET-39 chromosome 7e, Coffea Arabica ET-39 HiFi, whole genome shotgun sequence:
AGGCTCCTACATCATTTTTGGCAAAACTGATTAGCCAACTTGGAAATGACTCCATCCAAGCTATCTCAGAAATGGAATTTAAGGCAAACTTTGCCAACTGGTGAGACACATTATTCCCTCCCCTTTTAACAAAGGAGAAGACACAAAAACTAAAATCCTTGCTAAGCACAAAGATGTCAAACAGGACAACACCTGCTAGAGATCTCTAAAACTCAGCCCTCCCTTCCCTTTAACCTCAGATAACTTCCTTCATTCTACCCAATGAATTTTCCTATTCTCTCCACTATCCCCCCACCAAAACTTTGCCATCTCTTTACACATATCCACACATAATCCCTTTGGAAGTTTCCAGCAACTCATAGCATAAGCAGGCAAAGCTAGGATCACAGATTTTAAGGACTTCCTTACCAGCATTGCTCAGTAGCCTTTCCTTCCATCCACACATTCTGTTGATGACCCTCTCCCTGTTGAAAATCTGTCTTTTTGATCTCCCTATAACCAATGGAAGCCCCAGATATTTGCTCTACTTAGCTTCCTTCATGCCTCCCAGGATGTCCAAAATTTTTGCCTTCCGTTCCTTCCTTGTGTTCTTACTAAAAAACACAGATGATTTTTCAGCATTTATGACTTGTCCTGAGGCATCACCATACCTTTTCAACAACTGCATCACCTTCTCACCTTCTTCCTTGTTAGCTATACAGAAAATCAATGTATCATCTGCAAAAAAGAGGTGAGACAAAGCTGGACTATGTTGTGCAATCTTTAGACCAGATATTTCCAAATTAGATATAGCACTCTTAAATAAACTGGATAGACCCTCAGAAATTAGCAAAAATATGTATGGAGATAATGGATCTCCCCGCCTAATCCCTCTTGTAGGTGTAACTAAGCCCTTTTCTCCCCATTCAAGTTAAAGGAGTAAACAACAGAATACATAGACTTTAGAATCCAATCTGTCTATTTTTGACAAAATCCCATTTTTTGCATAATTTTTTGCATAAAAAGCCACTCAACTCTATCATAAGATTTGGACATATCTAGTTTTAAAGCCATGAAAGTATTTGATCCACTTCTCCTATTATTTAAGCAATGAATGAATTCATGAGCAATAACAACATTATCAATGATTTGTCTTCCTAGAACAAAAGTATATTGGTTTTGGCTTATACATAGTTTGAGAAGAGGTTTCAGTCTGTTGACCAAGATTTTAGATATGATCCTGTAGACTACATTACATAGACTAATTGGTCTAAACTGTGACACTAAGACCGGGGAAACAACTTTAGGTATAAGAGTAATGATAGTTTCATTGATAGGCTTAAATAACTAGCCAGAATGAAAGAAGCTGGAAATGGCACTTATCACATTCcagaattgttggaaaaatacAGGAGTCATACCATTAGGCCCCGGGGCTTTATTTGGTTGCAGAGAGAAGACAGCTTTTCTGATTTTCATTTCTGAAACAGGTCTAACCAGCATCTCATTCATTTGGTCTGTGATAACTAGGGGAACATCATACAATATTGATTCAATCTGCTGAGGATTACTGGAAGTGAAGAGATCCTGAAAATAcccatttatttcattttcaatttcatgttCAGACTCACACCAAGTTCCATCACCTTTCTTAAGACTTGAGATAttatttcttcttctcctctctACAACACTAGCATGAAAGTAATTAGTATTCTTATCCCCTTCCTTCAACCACCTAACTCTAGCTTTCTGCCCCCAATACACCTCCTCTCTCTTATAGGCCTCCTTTAGTTCCTTCTTATGCACTCTCACCTTTCTATTCTTATTTGCATACCCATCCCCCTGAACCTCAGCAAGTCTCTGTTTTAGCTCCCTAATCTCCTTTTTTGCATTAGTATCTCTTTGCCTATGCCAGTTCAAAAGAGTCACTCtacatctttttattttttggtgtaGCTTAAAAAATCTTGATCCTTCCTGTTGTTTACCCCATTCTCTACTGATGATCTCCCCTACTTCCTTATATTGTACCTAGTTCCTGTCAA
This window encodes:
- the LOC140011376 gene encoding uncharacterized protein — its product is MNDILSNDEKWGGSRRPERSFQTFRDFVNNNKLIDIGFEGIPWTWSNNWEEEKKIKERLDRVLCSRHWRRENGKAKCLYIENDASDHAILLFDTDSKGGKWKRRQRDTNAKKEIRELKQRLAEVQGDGYANKNRKVRVHKKELKEAYKREEVYWGQKARVRWLKEGDKNTNYFHASVVERRRRNNISSLKKGDGTWCESEHEIENEINGYFQDLFTSSNPQQIESILYDVPLVITDQMNEMLVRPVSEMKIRKAVFSLQPNKAPGPNDDTLIFCIANKEEGEKVMQLLKRYGDASGQVINAEKSSVFFSKNTRKERKAKILDILGGMKEAK